TAAAATACGATCATTCGGTATAACAATGATTGTATCTACATTATCTTTAAATGCTGTAATCCCAGATATAGCTTGCGTCGCACGTTTGCGACCTTCGAATGTAAATGGACGTGTTACAACACCAACTGTTAACGCGCCTAGTTCTTTTGCGATTTGTGCAATAACTGGAGCTGCACCCGTACCAGTTCCACCGCCCATACCAGCTGTTACAAAGACCATATCTGCACCACGAAGTGCTTCTTGGATTTGTTCTTTACTTTCTTCAGCGGCTTTTTTCCCTACCTCAGGATTTGCGCCGGCACCAAGTCCACGCGTTAATTTTCCGCCAATTTGCATTTTCGTTTCAGCTTTTGATAAATTTAATGCTTGCGCATCAGTGTTCACAGCAATGAAATCCACACCTTGTACACCGTGCTCAATCATACGGTTTACAGCGTTATTTCCGCCACCGCCGACACCGATAACTTTTATGCTCGCTAATTGATCTTGAGTAGTATCAAACTCTAACATGTCGAAATCCCCCTAGAACCTCATTTTTCGTGTGCAATTTTAATCCCATAAATAGCGGAATACACGTTTTACTTTTGACATCATACGCTCATTGTCTTCATTATTTTTGCTTTGCTTACGCGTTGTTTGTTTTACAGGTTGCTGCTGTACCGGCATTGGTGCTGGTACAGGTTCAAAATGCTCTTCCTTTTCCTGAACATTTTTTCCGCGCAATTTCGCTTTTTGATAAGAATGTTTAATTAATCCGACTCCAATTGTATACTGTGGTTCACGAACGCCAATATAATCTGGAGTGGCTATACGAACATTTTCATGTAAAATATCATATGCAAGATCAAGAACACCCGGCATAGAAGCAATCCCACCAGTAAGTACATAACCAGACGCTACTTGTTTTACTCCTAGCTTCCGGACCTCTTCTTGAACAAACATCAAGATTTCCTCTACACGTGCCTCAATAATATCAGATAACTCTAGTTGTGAATATTGTTCTGTTTGATCGCTTCCCATAATAGGAACCGTAAACACTTCTTCTTCAGATGCAGTATCATAAAAAGCATGTCCATATTTCAGCTTAATTTGATCCGCACTTTCAGTTGAAGTTTTAAGTCCTATAGCGATATCCTTCGTTATATGATCTCCACCTAAAGGCAATACACTTGTTGCTTGTAACTCTCCATCTTGAAAAATCGATAAGGTTGTAGATCCTCCGCCAATATCAACAAGGGCTACACCTCTATTTTTCTCATCAGAAGATAAAGCAACCGTTGCAGCTGCTAAAGGTTGCAGACAAATATCAACAATTTCAAGGCCCGCTTTTTCCACACAACGTAGTAAATTATGTAATAACGTTCTTGAGCCTGTAATTAACGTGCCTTCCATTTCTAATCTTACACCAATCATCCCGCGTGGATCGTTAATCTCATCAAGACCGTCTACTATGAATTGTCGAGGCACCACATCAATAAATTCACGTTCAGGAGCAATTGATACAACTTGTGCTGCATCCAGAACGCGTAAGACATCTTCATTTCCAATTTCACGATCTTCATTTGAAACAGCGACAACTCCGTGACAAGGAAGAAGCTGCACCTGATTTGCATTCACACCTACAACAACTTGTTCAATGTGAATTCCTACCATACGCTCAGCTTGTTCAATTGCTTTTTTGATTGATCGAACAGTTTCGTCTATGTCAACTATGGAGCCCTTTTTCAAACCATTTGATTTTACGTTTCCAACACCAATAATGTTTAAACCATCATTAACCATTTCACCAATGATGACTTTAACATTGGATGTACCGATGTCAAGACTAACATATATTTCATTGCTGTTCATTCTTTGGCACCTCCTTCTTTATTTATACCATACAGGTCAATATATGGAACAACAATCGCAGCTTTACTATTTATAAGAAAAATATTCAACGTCTTTATGCGTTTCCCTTTTTTAACCCTATATTTTTCTTATTTTTATTTAACATTCACTTATTGCAATCACAGTAATCTGTGAATGACTGCTTTATCTTTGAAATAACTCGATTTCAAATGCAAAGATTATCGCCAAATATAAGTCTACACTAAGATGTACTCATAGAAAAGCTAAACTTGTACCAATCCTAGCATGAATCGAAGAAAATCTAGTTATTTTTCACCAAATTAATCATAATTGTAATGAAATTTACACATAGAAAAACACACTTGTCGTTATTGTATTTGAAAAGAAATAAAACTACTACTCTACTGCTTTTTTTCTTCATTATCTAAATATTTAAAGTATGCGCCAACTTCTAAATCAATTAGGGCTTTTCTACCCGACTCTATATTTTTTATAATAAGTGGATATGCTTCCATACGCTTCGCAAAATCTTGTATAGTTGTACTCACTTCATAACCTTCATTCATATACAAAGTAAGATGGTCTTCATTTGAATTCGTTGGAGCATAATGAATTTCAGAAATAGATCTGAGAATAGTCGGAGTTAATTTTTCTAGCTCTTCAATTAACTCTTTCATTTTCTCTTCTTTAAATGGTTCAAAAATCGGAGCTGCGACAGGTAATTTCCCGTTCGGAAGCACGTCAAGTGTTTTACCATTTTCTAGAAGTGGTTGTAACTTTCCACCTTTGTTTATATAACCTATCGTTACATACTCTTCAATGTGAATGTCAATTTTATTTGGAAAACGTTTTTTGACATTTACTTTCTTAATTTCATTTCGTTTTGTTAAATTCTCTTCAGCCTTATGTGCTGTCACTCGAAAATAACTCGTGTCATATGTAACTCCAGATTCCTTCATGACTTGTTCATCTGTCATATAATGATTTCCTAGAACACTTATCTTTTTTATATTACTAAGTGGAGACCGAAAATAAATTAAAAAAAGTACTAATAAAAATAAAATCGATACATATAAAATTAATCTCTGATTGACAGGTTTTTTATTCTTCTTTTTTTGATTCTTTAGTTTTGGTACACGATCTTGTAGTTTAATCACTTTACTATTTTTCATGTACGATCCCCCTATGTAACATAAAGAACGGCATGTTACGCATGCCGTTCTTATCTTCTTATTATACCATAAATGATAATGAGCGGAACAAATAACAGCTACCTTCCAATAATTTCCACTTCTGTATGCATATCTACACCAAATTTTTCTTTAATTGTTTTTTTGACAAATGCAATTAAATCCAGCACATCTTGTGCTGATGCAGATCCTGCATTGACAATAAAGTTTCCATGCATTTCGGAAATTTTCGCACCGCCAATTTGATGACCACGTAGACCTGCCCTTTCGACTAAATCTCCAGCGAAATTTGGTAGTGGATTTCTAAATATACTACCGGCACAAGGATGATTCCATGGCTGAGTTTCACGACGATAGTCTTTATTCTTTTGCATTACACCAACTATTTCTTCACGATTTCCTTCTTTCAACTGCAATTTTGCTTCTACTACAATGCCAGGACGCTTTGTTTGTAAAACAGAAGTACGATAAGAAAATCCCATCTCTTCTTTTGTTAACCACTTCATTGTACCATCTTCAAACATAATACGCGCGCTCATCAAAATTTCTGACATATCTGATTTATGTGCACCGGCATTCATATATACTGCTCCACCGACACTTCCTGGGATACCACTAGCAAACTCTAATCCAGCTAGACCTTGGCGACTAAGTAGTGTTGACAACTTAATAAGAGGATATCCTCCTCCAACTCGTACAGTAGTTCCTTCTACTTCTAAGTGATCTAATCCTTCTCCTAAACGAATTACAACACCTTCAATACCTTTATCAGATACTAGAAGATTAGAACCACGTCCAATTGCTGTCCACTTTGTGTTATATTTCTTTACTAAATCTAAAGTATTCTCCACACCAGCAACACTACTTGGCACGATTAGAATATCAGCTGGCCCACCTATTTTCATAGTTGTATAACGAGCTAACGCTTCATTTTCTAACACTTTACCAACTTCTGCTTCGATAAGTTCCTTTGCTAATTGTTTCATGATGATCTCCCCCATATTAAATCTCCGTATTACAGTAGTATGCAGGGCATTCACCTAACGTTATTTTGTACAAGTTTTTTCATCACTTCAAATAACTTATTTGCTGCATCCGGAATCCCTAACTGCGTAGCAGCTAGTTTCATGTTTTGTAATGTTTGTGTATTTAATAGAATTTCATCAATATCATGAAGAAGAGCTTCAGCAGTTAAATCTTTTTCAAGAAGCATTTTTGCTGCTCCCTTATCGACAACAGATCTCGCGTTTTTCTCTTGATGATTATTTGTCACATAAGGACTCGGAATTAAAATACTTGGTTTTCCTAACGCTGTTAACTCTGCTAATGTTGTAGCACCAGCACGTGAAACGACAAGATCCACACCAGTAAGTACCTCTGGCATATTATGAATAAACGGTTTAATGATTACATTATCCGGATTCCCTTTTTGTTTTATAGCCTCCATGACTTTATCATAATGCACTTCACCTGTGATATACAATACTTCATAATTTTTGTTACCAAATTGTTCAATTGCTGCCACAAACGCATCATTAATCGGTCTTGCCCCGCGACTTCCACCAAAAATAAGCACAGATTTTTTAGAAAGAGATAATCCAACAGAACGCTTCCCTTTCATGCCATTTTGGTTCATTACTTCTGATGCACGCGGATTTCCTGTCATGACAACTTTCGACTTTGGGAAATGTTCAGATGCCGCTTCAAAACAAACAGCTACCTTATCCACATAGCGACTTAAAAATTTATTGGTTACACCAGGTACACTATTTTGTTCATGTACAATTGTAGGAATCCCTAATTTCGCCGCCGCATAAACGACTGGACCACATACATAGCCTCCTGTACCAATTACAACATCTGGATTGAAGCGACGAATATATCGTTTACTATCTTGTACACCTTTTAGAAAACGCATCACTGTTTTTACATTATCAAGGGATATTTTCCGTTTAAATCCACTAATGACAATCGATTGAAATGGTATCCCTGCTTTTGGAACAATTGTACTTTCTAATCCATTTTCCGTACCAATGTATAGAAATCTTGCTTCAGGATGTAGTTTTTTTATTTCTCTAATTAACGCAAGAGCTGGATATATATGACCTCCCGTGCCACCACCACTAACTAATACTCGCACTACAAATTCCTCCGCTTCTCTGTTCTAAATTCAATTTTATATATTCATATATTTATAATATATTTTCCGTTTTCTACACACGAAAAACCCTGTCTTATAAACAGGGTTTAGTAGCGAGAATGACGACTTATATTCAATAATACGCCAACTGCCATTAGCATTAAGGTCAAACTCGACCCACCATAACTTAAAAATGGCAAAGTAATTCCTGTAACAGGCATTAGTCCTGTTACAACACCAACATTAATCATCACTTGAATCGCAATCATCGCCACAATACCTACTGCCAAAAACGTACCATATAAATCAGGCGCTCCTAATGCTATACGAATCCCACGCCATAATAACAGACTAAATAATAATAACACAAACGACCCACCAATAAAACCTAATTCTTCGGATAAAATCGCAAAAATAAAATCTGTTTGCGGCTCGGGTAAATAAAGAAATTTTTGTCTACTTTGTCCAAGTCCTAGCCCAAACAAACCACCGGGGCCAATCGCAAGTAACGATTGAATAATCTGAAATCCACTCCCAAGTGGGTCTGACCACGGATCCAAATAAGACGTAATACGTTTCATTCGATATGGTGCCGATGCAATTAATCCAACAAATCCCGCTACTCCTATTAGCCCTAGCATTGCAAAATGAAAAATGCGTGCTCCTGAAACAAAAATCATTATGATACATGTCCCAACCATTACTGTTCCTGTTCCAAGATCTGGTTGTAACATAATCATTCCAAATGCAACAAATACAAAACCAAGTGCTGGAAGTAGCCCCTTTTTAAAAGATGTAATCAATTTTTGTCTTTCCGCTAAAAATTTAGCTAAAAAAATAATCATCGCAAATTTCATAAATTCTGACGGTTGAATCGAAAATGCTCCAATCCCAATCCAGCTTCGCGCTCCCCCTCGAACAAGTCCAACTCCAGGGATTAAGACAAGAATGAGAAGGATAAAACAAATGAGCAAAATCACTTTCGAATAAGTACGCCATGTCCAGTAGTCAATTTTCATAATAAAAAACATGGCAGCTACACCAAGTACCGCAAATAATAGCTGTCGTTTTGCAAAAAAGAATGAATCCCCCATCTTATAGGAAGCCCAGACAGCACTTGCACTGTAGACCATAATCATTCCAATTGTTAACAACAAAAGTGTTACGATAATTAAAATAAAATCAGGCGTTTTCTTCATTGGCAATGAGCACCACCTTTTTTGAAGAAGCTTTTTTCTTCTATGTAACAAAACATCAGTAGGTGTTAACCTACTGATGTTTTGTTTACTTTATATAAGTTTATGCACAGCT
This sequence is a window from Bacillus pseudomycoides DSM 12442. Protein-coding genes within it:
- the ftsA gene encoding cell division protein FtsA codes for the protein MNSNEIYVSLDIGTSNVKVIIGEMVNDGLNIIGVGNVKSNGLKKGSIVDIDETVRSIKKAIEQAERMVGIHIEQVVVGVNANQVQLLPCHGVVAVSNEDREIGNEDVLRVLDAAQVVSIAPEREFIDVVPRQFIVDGLDEINDPRGMIGVRLEMEGTLITGSRTLLHNLLRCVEKAGLEIVDICLQPLAAATVALSSDEKNRGVALVDIGGGSTTLSIFQDGELQATSVLPLGGDHITKDIAIGLKTSTESADQIKLKYGHAFYDTASEEEVFTVPIMGSDQTEQYSQLELSDIIEARVEEILMFVQEEVRKLGVKQVASGYVLTGGIASMPGVLDLAYDILHENVRIATPDYIGVREPQYTIGVGLIKHSYQKAKLRGKNVQEKEEHFEPVPAPMPVQQQPVKQTTRKQSKNNEDNERMMSKVKRVFRYLWD
- a CDS encoding cell division protein FtsQ/DivIB, with product MKNSKVIKLQDRVPKLKNQKKKNKKPVNQRLILYVSILFLLVLFLIYFRSPLSNIKKISVLGNHYMTDEQVMKESGVTYDTSYFRVTAHKAEENLTKRNEIKKVNVKKRFPNKIDIHIEEYVTIGYINKGGKLQPLLENGKTLDVLPNGKLPVAAPIFEPFKEEKMKELIEELEKLTPTILRSISEIHYAPTNSNEDHLTLYMNEGYEVSTTIQDFAKRMEAYPLIIKNIESGRKALIDLEVGAYFKYLDNEEKKQ
- the murB gene encoding UDP-N-acetylmuramate dehydrogenase, translated to MKQLAKELIEAEVGKVLENEALARYTTMKIGGPADILIVPSSVAGVENTLDLVKKYNTKWTAIGRGSNLLVSDKGIEGVVIRLGEGLDHLEVEGTTVRVGGGYPLIKLSTLLSRQGLAGLEFASGIPGSVGGAVYMNAGAHKSDMSEILMSARIMFEDGTMKWLTKEEMGFSYRTSVLQTKRPGIVVEAKLQLKEGNREEIVGVMQKNKDYRRETQPWNHPCAGSIFRNPLPNFAGDLVERAGLRGHQIGGAKISEMHGNFIVNAGSASAQDVLDLIAFVKKTIKEKFGVDMHTEVEIIGR
- the murG gene encoding undecaprenyldiphospho-muramoylpentapeptide beta-N-acetylglucosaminyltransferase; amino-acid sequence: MRVLVSGGGTGGHIYPALALIREIKKLHPEARFLYIGTENGLESTIVPKAGIPFQSIVISGFKRKISLDNVKTVMRFLKGVQDSKRYIRRFNPDVVIGTGGYVCGPVVYAAAKLGIPTIVHEQNSVPGVTNKFLSRYVDKVAVCFEAASEHFPKSKVVMTGNPRASEVMNQNGMKGKRSVGLSLSKKSVLIFGGSRGARPINDAFVAAIEQFGNKNYEVLYITGEVHYDKVMEAIKQKGNPDNVIIKPFIHNMPEVLTGVDLVVSRAGATTLAELTALGKPSILIPSPYVTNNHQEKNARSVVDKGAAKMLLEKDLTAEALLHDIDEILLNTQTLQNMKLAATQLGIPDAANKLFEVMKKLVQNNVR
- the spoVE gene encoding stage V sporulation protein E; this translates as MPMKKTPDFILIIVTLLLLTIGMIMVYSASAVWASYKMGDSFFFAKRQLLFAVLGVAAMFFIMKIDYWTWRTYSKVILLICFILLILVLIPGVGLVRGGARSWIGIGAFSIQPSEFMKFAMIIFLAKFLAERQKLITSFKKGLLPALGFVFVAFGMIMLQPDLGTGTVMVGTCIIMIFVSGARIFHFAMLGLIGVAGFVGLIASAPYRMKRITSYLDPWSDPLGSGFQIIQSLLAIGPGGLFGLGLGQSRQKFLYLPEPQTDFIFAILSEELGFIGGSFVLLLFSLLLWRGIRIALGAPDLYGTFLAVGIVAMIAIQVMINVGVVTGLMPVTGITLPFLSYGGSSLTLMLMAVGVLLNISRHSRY